From a single Cupriavidus taiwanensis LMG 19424 genomic region:
- the rnhA gene encoding ribonuclease HI, translating into MQEVTIYSDGACKGNPGRGGWGAVLVAGTSEKELFGGEPNTTNNRMEMTAVIEALRALKRPCVVRVYTDSQYVQKGISEWLPGWKARGWKTADKKPVKNADLWQALDTLAQAHQISWHWVRGHNGHPGNERADALANRGVESIGR; encoded by the coding sequence ATGCAAGAAGTCACGATCTACTCCGACGGCGCCTGCAAGGGCAATCCCGGCCGCGGCGGCTGGGGCGCGGTGCTCGTCGCCGGCACCAGCGAGAAAGAGCTGTTCGGCGGCGAACCGAACACCACCAACAACCGCATGGAAATGACCGCCGTGATCGAAGCGCTGCGCGCGCTCAAGCGGCCCTGCGTGGTGCGCGTCTATACCGACTCCCAGTACGTGCAAAAGGGCATCAGCGAATGGCTGCCCGGCTGGAAGGCGCGCGGCTGGAAGACCGCCGACAAGAAGCCAGTCAAGAATGCCGACCTGTGGCAGGCGCTGGACACCTTGGCGCAAGCGCACCAGATCTCCTGGCACTGGGTACGCGGCCACAACGGCCACCCCGGCAACGAGCGCGCCGACGCGCTGGCCAACCGCGGCGTCGAATCGATCGGCCGCTGA
- the dnaQ gene encoding DNA polymerase III subunit epsilon, whose protein sequence is MPAMRQIVLDTETTGLNAATGDRLIEIGCVELMNRRLTGRHLHFYVNPERDIDEGAIAVHGITVEFLADKPRFAEVVHDIREFVQDAELIIHNAQFDLGFLDMEFQLLGLPPFRQHVGNVIDTLREARQMFPGKRNSLDALCERLGISNAHRKLHGALLDAELLAEVYLAMTRGQDSLVIDTLDGGSGQDGVVTTADLSRLTLPVLRATDEEQQAHLALLKGLDKASGGKTVWQEEPAEGPGTLAA, encoded by the coding sequence ATGCCCGCCATGCGACAAATCGTTCTCGATACCGAAACCACCGGCCTGAATGCCGCCACCGGCGACCGCCTGATCGAAATCGGCTGCGTCGAGCTGATGAACCGCCGGCTGACGGGGCGCCACCTGCACTTCTACGTCAACCCGGAGCGCGATATCGATGAGGGCGCGATCGCCGTTCACGGCATCACCGTCGAGTTCCTGGCCGACAAGCCCCGCTTCGCCGAGGTCGTCCACGACATCCGCGAGTTCGTCCAGGACGCCGAGCTGATCATCCACAACGCGCAGTTCGACCTGGGCTTCCTCGACATGGAATTCCAGCTGCTGGGCCTGCCGCCGTTTCGCCAGCATGTCGGCAACGTGATCGATACCCTGCGCGAAGCCCGCCAGATGTTCCCGGGCAAGCGCAATTCGCTGGATGCCCTGTGCGAACGCCTTGGCATCAGCAACGCCCACCGCAAGCTGCACGGCGCGCTGCTGGACGCCGAATTGCTGGCCGAGGTCTACCTGGCCATGACGCGCGGCCAGGATTCGCTGGTGATTGACACGCTCGACGGCGGCAGCGGCCAGGACGGCGTGGTCACCACCGCCGACCTTTCGAGGCTGACCTTGCCCGTACTGCGCGCCACGGACGAGGAACAGCAGGCCCACCTTGCCCTGCTGAAGGGTCTCGACAAGGCCAGCGGCGGCAAGACGGTATGGCAGGAAGAGCCGGCGGAAGGCCCGGGAACGCTGGCCGCGTAA
- a CDS encoding cysteine hydrolase family protein: MITPTTLLDLAGASRIPSAWDASVLILIDHQREYVDGRLPLAGMPAAVAACADLLALARAHGTPVIHVAHHGRPGSLAFDPTGPYAAFIEGVGPDGGEITVTKGLPNSFAGTTLADELSRLGRKELIVAGFQTHMCVSATVRAALDHGFRSTVVAAACATRDLPDPLGGPAVPAADLHRSTLAALNDRFATVVADAGAWRS, encoded by the coding sequence ATGATCACGCCCACTACACTGCTCGACCTCGCCGGAGCCAGCCGCATTCCTTCGGCCTGGGATGCCTCTGTCCTGATCCTGATCGACCATCAGCGCGAGTACGTCGATGGTCGCCTGCCTCTGGCCGGCATGCCGGCCGCCGTGGCTGCCTGCGCGGACTTGCTGGCGCTGGCGCGCGCGCACGGCACGCCCGTGATCCATGTGGCGCACCATGGCCGGCCGGGCAGTCTGGCCTTCGATCCGACCGGCCCGTATGCGGCCTTTATCGAAGGGGTGGGGCCGGACGGTGGCGAAATCACGGTCACCAAAGGTTTGCCCAACAGCTTCGCCGGCACCACGCTGGCCGATGAGCTGTCGCGGCTTGGCCGCAAGGAGTTGATCGTCGCCGGCTTTCAGACTCATATGTGCGTCAGCGCCACGGTCCGGGCGGCGCTCGACCACGGCTTTCGCAGCACCGTCGTGGCCGCGGCCTGCGCCACGCGCGACCTGCCGGATCCGCTGGGCGGGCCGGCAGTGCCAGCGGCTGATCTGCATCGCAGCACGCTCGCCGCGCTGAACGACCGGTTTGCCACGGTTGTTGCCGACGCAGGTGCCTGGCGGTCCTGA
- a CDS encoding sensor domain-containing diguanylate cyclase: MQHSLKYRMALATAGVVTLIIVLRALYAQYYAYDSLKNLLQSQQDTLVEMVGEQLDEKLQGRAAVLHRMARQFSAMHAARPADLRRAAEALVDIPDTFNAVFLASPDGELTFSTAVPDGVHLRVNDRDYFRDVLHGQSFAVSDLIQGKQTNAPGVVLAVPMRGPAGELRGVVGGVLNLADSNFLRELAHSRVGTTGSFCLVSAGTQPRYAMHADLSRVLTPARAIGEACGAEQAPSLLEVLTPTQPIVARYLLASNGWEVVAVLPAAEAYAPLITVRQRTLVMGAITMVIAGGLMWLVMWRLLAPLQRLHRAVRQLGSNPGALAELPVGHADEIGELAATFAGVVAQLSEREAALQAAKDRAAASEKRIEAIANHVPDFISFIDTQQRYVFVNEAYARRYGLPAQQIVGLSLRELWGTQEYLACQPYLQQAGTGQAVTFTRESADGTECIEITCQPAWNDAQDTVVGLHMFGRNVTHEREKLRSLEAQTVSDYLTGLLNRKGFDRRLAEAMARAGASACPLALLLVDLDDFKAVNDTYGHPIGDQLLVTFAQRLRACVRKGDAVARIGGDEFAVILEGIADRHAMASVADTIVQAARIPFVIDGHTLAASASVGSALHEARHAMTVSELFLHADMALYQAKRHGKARHAAQAAHAAEPSNVVSPAG, encoded by the coding sequence ATGCAGCACTCTTTGAAGTATCGGATGGCGCTAGCCACGGCGGGGGTGGTGACGCTGATCATCGTGCTGCGCGCGCTCTACGCCCAGTATTACGCCTATGACAGCCTGAAGAACCTGCTGCAGTCCCAGCAGGACACGCTGGTCGAGATGGTCGGCGAGCAGCTCGATGAAAAGCTGCAGGGCCGCGCCGCCGTGCTGCATCGGATGGCGCGCCAGTTTTCCGCCATGCATGCCGCCAGGCCGGCCGACTTGCGCCGTGCGGCCGAGGCCCTGGTGGATATCCCGGACACTTTCAATGCCGTCTTCCTCGCCTCGCCCGACGGCGAACTGACCTTCAGCACCGCCGTGCCGGATGGGGTGCACCTGCGCGTGAACGACCGCGACTATTTCCGCGACGTCCTGCACGGCCAGTCATTCGCGGTGTCGGACCTGATCCAGGGCAAGCAGACCAACGCGCCGGGCGTGGTGCTGGCGGTACCCATGCGGGGGCCCGCCGGCGAATTGCGCGGCGTGGTCGGCGGCGTGCTCAACCTGGCGGACAGCAACTTCCTGCGCGAGCTGGCGCATAGCCGGGTGGGCACCACCGGCAGCTTTTGCCTGGTGTCCGCCGGCACCCAGCCCCGCTATGCGATGCATGCGGACCTGTCGCGCGTGCTGACGCCGGCGCGTGCTATCGGCGAGGCCTGCGGCGCCGAGCAGGCGCCCAGCCTGCTGGAAGTCCTGACGCCGACCCAGCCGATCGTTGCACGCTACCTGCTGGCATCCAACGGCTGGGAAGTGGTTGCGGTCCTGCCGGCGGCCGAAGCCTATGCGCCGCTGATCACCGTACGCCAGCGGACGCTCGTGATGGGGGCGATCACCATGGTGATCGCGGGCGGGCTGATGTGGCTGGTGATGTGGCGGCTGCTGGCGCCGCTGCAGCGGCTGCATCGCGCGGTGCGCCAGCTCGGCAGCAACCCCGGAGCGTTGGCGGAATTGCCGGTCGGGCACGCGGACGAGATCGGCGAGCTGGCGGCAACCTTCGCCGGCGTCGTAGCCCAGCTGTCGGAGCGCGAGGCTGCGCTGCAGGCCGCCAAGGACCGTGCCGCCGCCAGCGAAAAGCGCATCGAAGCAATTGCCAACCATGTGCCGGACTTTATTTCGTTCATCGACACGCAGCAGCGCTACGTCTTCGTCAACGAGGCTTATGCACGGCGGTACGGCTTGCCGGCGCAGCAGATCGTGGGCCTGTCGCTGCGCGAGCTGTGGGGCACGCAGGAATACCTGGCCTGCCAGCCCTATCTGCAGCAAGCCGGCACCGGCCAGGCCGTGACCTTTACCCGCGAAAGCGCCGACGGCACCGAGTGCATCGAAATCACCTGTCAGCCGGCGTGGAACGATGCCCAGGACACCGTGGTGGGCCTGCACATGTTCGGTCGCAATGTCACGCACGAGCGCGAAAAGCTGCGCAGCCTGGAAGCCCAGACTGTCTCGGACTACCTGACCGGCCTGCTCAACCGCAAGGGCTTCGACCGGCGCCTGGCCGAAGCCATGGCACGCGCCGGCGCCAGCGCCTGCCCGCTGGCGCTGCTGCTGGTGGACCTGGACGACTTCAAGGCGGTCAACGACACTTATGGCCACCCCATCGGCGACCAGCTGCTGGTGACATTCGCGCAGCGCCTGCGTGCCTGCGTGCGCAAGGGCGATGCCGTCGCGCGCATCGGCGGCGACGAATTCGCGGTGATCCTGGAAGGTATCGCGGACCGCCACGCGATGGCATCGGTGGCCGACACCATCGTGCAGGCCGCGCGCATACCTTTCGTGATCGACGGCCATACGCTGGCGGCATCGGCCAGCGTCGGCTCGGCGCTCCACGAGGCGCGACACGCCATGACCGTGAGCGAGCTGTTCCTGCACGCCGACATGGCGCTCTATCAGGCCAAGCGGCATGGCAAGGCGCGCCACGCCGCGCAGGCGGCGCACGCGGCAGAGCCGTCCAACGTGGTCTCGCCAGCGGGCTAG
- a CDS encoding ABC transporter substrate-binding protein, producing the protein MKVQVTLGMSALACAAALACGTAWAGEAEAKKWIDNEFQPSSLSKDKQAAEMKWFIDAAARLKAKGVTQINVVSETITTHEYESKTLAKAFEEITGIKVNHDLIQEGDVVEKLQTSMQSGKSIYDGWISDSDLIGTHYRYGSILPLTDYMNGAGKEWTNPGLDVKDFIGTKFTTAPDGKLYQLPDQQFANLYWFRADWFARKDLQDKFRAKYGYDLGVPTNWSAYEDIANFFTNDVKEIDGKKVYGHMDYGKKDPSLGWRFTDAWLSMAGTADKGLPNGMPVDEWGIRVAEDKCTPVGASVARGGATNSPAAVYALTKYIDWMKKYAPPQAMGMTFSEAGPVPAQGQVAQQIFWYTAFTADMTKKGLPVVNADGSPKWRMAPSPYGPYWKQGMQNGYQDVGSWTFFKNTDPNKLAGAWLYAQFVTSKTVSLKKSLTGLTFIRDSDIHHDYLTKNAAKYGGLVEFYRSPARVAWTPTGTNVPDYPKLAQLWWKNVATAVTGEKTPQAAMDTLAEEMDQVMARLQRAGMSNCAPKLNAKGDPAKWLSNDHAPWKKLANEKPTGETIPYDKLLQAWKEGKVR; encoded by the coding sequence ATGAAAGTGCAAGTGACGTTGGGGATGTCAGCCCTTGCCTGCGCGGCCGCGCTCGCTTGCGGCACCGCCTGGGCGGGTGAAGCGGAAGCGAAGAAGTGGATCGACAACGAATTCCAGCCCTCGTCGCTGTCCAAGGACAAGCAGGCTGCGGAGATGAAGTGGTTTATCGATGCCGCCGCCCGGCTCAAGGCCAAGGGCGTCACGCAGATCAATGTGGTGTCGGAGACCATCACCACGCACGAGTACGAATCCAAGACCCTGGCCAAGGCGTTCGAGGAAATCACCGGCATCAAGGTCAACCATGACCTGATCCAGGAAGGCGACGTGGTGGAGAAGCTGCAGACGTCGATGCAGTCCGGCAAGTCGATCTACGATGGCTGGATCTCCGACTCCGACCTGATCGGCACGCACTACCGCTATGGCTCGATCCTGCCGCTGACCGACTACATGAACGGCGCCGGCAAGGAGTGGACCAACCCCGGGCTCGATGTGAAGGACTTCATCGGCACCAAGTTCACCACCGCGCCCGATGGCAAGCTGTACCAGCTGCCCGACCAGCAGTTCGCCAACCTGTACTGGTTCCGCGCCGACTGGTTCGCGCGCAAGGACCTGCAGGACAAGTTCAGGGCCAAGTACGGCTATGACCTGGGGGTGCCGACCAACTGGTCCGCCTATGAGGACATCGCCAACTTCTTCACCAACGATGTGAAGGAAATCGACGGCAAGAAGGTCTACGGCCACATGGATTATGGCAAGAAAGACCCGTCGCTGGGATGGCGCTTCACCGACGCCTGGCTGTCGATGGCCGGCACCGCCGACAAGGGCCTGCCCAACGGCATGCCGGTGGACGAGTGGGGCATCCGCGTGGCCGAGGACAAGTGCACGCCGGTCGGCGCCTCGGTGGCGCGCGGCGGCGCCACCAACAGCCCGGCCGCGGTCTATGCGCTGACCAAGTACATCGACTGGATGAAGAAGTACGCCCCGCCGCAAGCGATGGGCATGACCTTCTCCGAGGCTGGCCCGGTGCCCGCGCAGGGGCAGGTGGCGCAGCAGATCTTCTGGTACACGGCCTTTACCGCCGACATGACCAAGAAGGGCCTGCCGGTCGTCAACGCCGACGGCTCGCCCAAGTGGCGCATGGCGCCGTCGCCGTATGGCCCCTACTGGAAACAGGGCATGCAGAACGGCTACCAGGATGTGGGCTCGTGGACCTTCTTCAAGAACACCGATCCCAACAAGCTGGCCGGCGCGTGGCTGTACGCGCAGTTCGTGACCTCGAAGACGGTCTCGCTGAAGAAGTCGCTGACCGGGCTGACCTTTATCCGCGACAGCGACATCCATCACGACTACCTGACCAAGAACGCGGCCAAGTATGGCGGCCTGGTCGAGTTCTATCGCAGCCCCGCGCGTGTGGCGTGGACCCCGACCGGCACCAACGTGCCGGATTATCCGAAGCTGGCGCAGCTGTGGTGGAAAAACGTGGCCACCGCGGTAACCGGCGAGAAGACGCCGCAAGCCGCGATGGACACGCTGGCCGAAGAGATGGACCAGGTCATGGCGCGCCTGCAGCGCGCCGGCATGAGCAACTGTGCGCCCAAGCTGAACGCGAAGGGCGATCCGGCCAAGTGGCTGTCGAACGACCATGCGCCGTGGAAGAAGCTCGCCAACGAGAAACCCACGGGCGAGACCATTCCGTACGACAAGCTGCTGCAGGCGTGGAAGGAAGGCAAGGTGCGCTGA
- a CDS encoding DUF2160 domain-containing protein gives MLSWMVWTTPVAVFFGCIVVMLIGMTILEIRSPSVLRKGFLPVATTRGDRLFIGLMCAAWINLAWVGLGEKVAAWLALPEEPSVWISFAASMLVLALILRKG, from the coding sequence TGGCGGTGTTCTTTGGCTGCATCGTGGTGATGCTGATCGGCATGACGATCCTGGAAATCCGCTCGCCGTCGGTGCTGCGCAAGGGCTTCCTGCCGGTCGCCACCACCCGCGGCGACCGGCTCTTCATCGGCCTGATGTGCGCGGCGTGGATCAACCTGGCATGGGTCGGGCTTGGCGAGAAGGTTGCCGCATGGCTGGCGCTGCCGGAAGAGCCGTCGGTGTGGATCAGCTTCGCGGCATCGATGCTGGTGCTGGCGCTGATCCTGCGCAAGGGCTAG